The Lepidochelys kempii isolate rLepKem1 chromosome 11, rLepKem1.hap2, whole genome shotgun sequence DNA segment CCAGCTGACGTGGGCTAGCTGCaagtatttaattgcagtgtagacatatcccaagtGGCCTGGGATCTGCCTCCCTGGGAGGCTGCTGCTGTGTCCCTGCTGTACTGCTGCACTTGCTGCATGGAGGCAGTTGAGTTGTGTACTCCTTGATTTAAAGGAGATGGGGCTAATGATAGGACGCTTCCTATGAAGGGGGGCCCCTCCATTCTGGCATTCATTCCCCTATCAGATTTGTTGACTTCACAGCAAGCTACAAAGTACACATATTTTCTCAGACTTTTGGGAAGGGTAAGTGCAGGGGGAGAACTGAGCTTTGACGTACTTGATCCTTTCCTTTGATTATAGGGATTGATTTGTAGTGCCAGGTTGGGCTGCCTGGAATAGATTGCCTCTGTGTTTTCCAATTCCTTGTATGATTGTGTTCTTTTAACTATGAGAATGCCTAGAGTCAGTGTGAATAATTACCTTttgtgaaattaaaaataaatagaaataagtgTTTTAATGAGATACTTTAATGTAATAATGTGAAGAGAAATTACTTTGTGTGCAACCTTCTTTATATTACTTTGAGTTTAAAAGCCTGCTATTCTCTGCTTGGCCTCTCCAAAAGATTCTGCCTGTTTCAGGCTTGTATGTGTTGTATGTCACTATATGCAACAGAAAAATTAAATTGTCTCAAGACAGTGGGGTGCCTCAAAAAACACACATAATTTCTATGATTTTTCTACCTGCTTTAGGAACAAATCAGAttgtttttttctcttgtaaAGATTTTTATAAATTTATCTTCATTTGATTTTCTAAAATTCATTCTTTAATGTTAAGTATTAAAATAATCTACATAAGATGTCTGGTTAACATATAGTGGGAAATATTGTGACAGCTGGCTCCGGCCAGCCAATTGACTATAAGAAGTCACTGGGGTTTTCTCTTGAGGGTAATATTAGATATTAAAGCTAGCATGAGACACCCACTTCAGCTGTATTCGTTTCTCAGAGTAAAGGGTTGCCTCCCTTTTCTCCCTGCATTTAACAGTTACTGTGGAAGATCATTATTAAAGCTAGATGATCCTTTTGATGATATCTTGGCAAAAAATCAGCCACAAAATGAGTAAAATGGTGTAGATttgaatgtttgaagtaaaaccTAACTAAATACAGCAGAGGTGAAAGAACAGGAACACTGACTTACAACAGaaggaattatttatttttcagatttcagagcagcagctgtgttagtctgtattctcaaaaagaaaaggagtacttgtgacaccctagagactaacaaatttatttgagcatatgctttcgtgagctacagctcacttcatcagatgcagcagTGCAGGTGGCTTCCTCTCTCTGCATCTGTAAtatatatccgatgaagtgagctgtagctcacgaaagcttatgctcaaataaatttgttagtctctaaggtgccacaattactccttttatttttcagagtTTTTCTTGCATATAGCTGATTTCTTTTTAGTTGTGGATAAGGAACGATACACACTCAcaaaagagagaggaaggatagGCTTGTAGTTAAAAGGAAGCCAGTGTAAGTTTATGTAAGTAGTCTTAGAGGAAGGGTGGTCTCATAAACTGAGTCTATGCATCTATACTTGGaacagccacagacttcctgtgtgattctGGGCAGGTGGCTTCCTCTCTCTGCATCTGTAATATGGGAAGAATAATACCTCATAACGGAGAGGAAGTGTTATGAACTTCATGTCGGGGAGGTGTTCAGATATTGGGGACCTACATACATAGTTCTCCCTTATGTCTGTGTGAGTGATTTGGGCACTTTAACTTCTGGGAAGTTTGTTTATTTGCGCTGCATATTGGGGGACAAGATCCCTCTTGGTAGTATCACACAGGCGGATTTGTGCAACATGCTACACCTCACCTCTTTGCAAATGGTTTATTAGGCTGTTCAAAATCTCTCACAGGCAACACTTTAATCAATGCAACTAAATCGGAGCATGCATGATATTTGCTAGTGGCTACTCTTCAGTTTAACCTTGTCACTTAGGTAAATTGGTAAAAAGTGCCTTCAGAACGTATGTTCGTGATTTCTATGATGAGGTCAGAACTCAGTGTTCAGTAGCCCATGGCCAAAACTCCACGCTCCATCACCATGTTcttctaaggccttgtcttcactagagtttttttttttggctcctgTAGAATGCCAGTTAACTCCAGATAGTTAATACATTGGTAAGGGATCTAGTCTGGACACTCTCAACATGTTTGTTCCTGGCTACAAATGTTTGTAGTTTGCCCAAGCTGATCCTTAGAACTATAGTCCACACACTGTCCCTTAGGACTACAATTTTGTAGATATGGAAAATGTTTTTACAAAGCAGTAACGTTCATAAAATTTCAGCAGTGATGTTGTAGTTAAACTAACCTTGGATTGGGGAAGTTATAGGCTATTCCTCTCATTTCAAATTATACATaactttataaatatttttgctgCTGCTTAGTTTGATTTCACTGTAGAGCTGCCTAATGTCCAAGCTGTGCTGCCTTTTTGTTATAAGTTGGAAAGCCATCGTTGGAACCATTGTAAGAAATTCCAAAGAATCTATTTGTTAGTTTGTTCATTTCCACTactccccccaccttttctttaattaacacCACATATAAAAAAATGACTCTGCTCAAAATCTGAAAAGTAATCCTGTGAAATTTCTGCTAATGCTGCTACTGTGTCCGATTACTGAAGGGTATATAGTGTATTACTAATGGAAGTCAAtgaaatatttactttaaaatgtttgtttgatgaaatatttttctaTAACATTTTACTAAGAAGTTTATGGACAAAATACAGTGAAAATACAGGTGTTTCTATCACATTACACATATATAACAAATTTAGAAGAAAATGGATACAAGAGCAGATGTAAAAACATATGAGGAAAAGATCCAatagcttaatatttttaaacccCAACAATAATAAGCAATTGTAAAATATTAGTTATCAATAAACCTAATAAAATTAACATACTCAAGGAAACATAAATCTGAAACCTATTCCAATTGGAaaggaaactgaaaataaaaagacaaattaAGAATCATGTTTGttgtgtttaaaaattctttgtaCATTGCCACCCACGTATTTTTGGTGCTAAATCAGATAGTTTTGAATCCATATGCATAGGATTAGGAATAtagtgtatttgtttttgtttttaatcaagaTTATTGTGGCTTCTCTTGACCTAAGAAGAGCTGATGTCAAACTGCACGACATTGTGCCACTTGATCTTGCAATGTAAGAGAGAACTTGTCTATAATCGAGAGAAACCAAACTCTGACACATTAACTCTTAGCAGCTAGAATTAGCGTGGAGATACTTTTATAGGTTCATAAGGTTAATATGAGGGTAGAGAGTAAGGCCATGGTCCTTCAATTGACTCCTATTAAAGTCAGCGGGGTTCCACCCATGTATAGGGGGCTGCCCACCCACCAGTTGCAGAACCAAGGCAGGCCTaaaagaaaaagtgaagaactcaaGGGCAAATCTAACGTGGTAATTAGTAgaatttgttttgtgtgtttttcaaCCAAAAATGAACAATAATAGAAAAAGTCCACTGTAAATGTGCAAAAGAACTTGTCTCAGTGATTCCACCAGTCTAATTAAATTGATTAGTAATAGTATTTAACATACCAGACCTAATGTATACTTCAAAAACTGGTTTTAAGAGATTATCTTGTGATATTAGTGAataagagcaagaaaaatgattttcaaatTTGACAACAGTGTGCATCAGTTATTTAGAAAGCTTCTGCAATTTGCAGTACTGCCAActccaaacatttaaaaatcaagtttcaggcccccaaaattatgacattgatttaaaaatcatgagtcttAAGAACaaaaagtcactttttttttatttgtcttctggttttagAGCCTTTAGGATTCTTGTTTTCAACCTTTtcaactatgagggctagaacctttttctgaaatgaaagaaGAGGTTCTCAGGTAATATTATTCATCAGCTGGGGTTGGTGAGAAAAACACCAAGTATTGCAACATTCATGGTAAAATCCcagaattggcaacactgaacTTGTTTAAAGATTTCAAATTCTCACAGAcaattttgtaataaaaaatgcCTGCAGATAAAATCAATCACAATGCTGGAGTCTAGAGAAGGAGATGAGCTTTCCAGACTAAAATTTAGATTACATTACTGGGCCACTGCAGCTCATTCCAcaaacattaagaacataagaatggcatacggggtcagaccaatgcttcatctagcccagtatctgtcttccaacagcagccaatgccacctgcttcagagggaatgagcagggCAATtcacaagtgatccatcccctgttgtccagtcccagcatctggcagtcagcgggttagggacacccagagcatggggttgcactcctgaccatcttggctaatagctgttgatggccctatcctccatgaacttacctaattcttttttgaactctgttatacttttggcattcacaacatagaatcatagaatatcagggttggaaggcacctcaggaggtcatctagtccaaccccctgctcaaagcaggaccaatccccaattttgccccagagccctaaatggccccctcaaggattgaactcacaaccctgtgtttagcaggccaatgctccaaccactgagctatccctcccaccaacatcccatggcaatgagtccCCTCCATTGagtgtatgttgtgtgaagaagtatttcctttgttttaaacatgctgcctgttaatttcattgggtgacccctggtttttgtgttatgtgaagaagtaaataacatttccttattcactttctccacaccagtcaatattttacagacctctaccatatccttccttagtcatctcttttccaagctgaaaagtcccagttgtcttaatctctcttcatatggaggctgttccatacccttaatcatttttgctgcccttctctgtaccatttCTATTTCTAATATACATACTCAAGGTATGGGCATACTGTGGATGTAGATAGTGGTTTTATATTTACTGTAGTCTTATCTGTCCTTTTCCCAATGGTGCCTAACATTCTTTTagcatttttgactgctgctatacattgagcagatgttttcagagaactatccacaatgactcaaatATTTCTCTTGTGAGTGATcgcagctaatttaaaccccatcattttatatgtatagttgggattgtgttttccaatgtgtattactttgcatttatcaacattgactttgatctcccattttgttgcccagtcatccagttttgtgagattccctttgtgactcttcacagtctgctttggacttaactatcttgagtaattttgtggcatctgcaaattttgccacctcacagtttaaCACTTTTTCCAGATTTATGGCTATGTTGAAAAAACACAggtcccaatacagacccctgggggacactgcAGTTTACCTCTCACCATTCttaaaacagaccatttatttctaccctttgtttcctgtctttttatccagttactgatccatgagaggaccttccctcttatctatgaccgcttactttgcttaaaagcctttggtgaggctccttgtcaaaagctttctgaaaatacAAGTACATTATATCTGCTGGGTCACCCTTATTCACATGTTTaatgaccccctcaaagaattctaatagattggttgaaactatagtaaagaacagaattatcaggcacataaatgaacatgatttattggggaagagtcaacatggcttttgtaaagggaaataatgccaatttgcctagtactaaagttaggcttaccagcctttaattgccaggatcacctcttgagccttttaaaaaaattggcggcatattagctatcctccagtcacctgatacagaagctgattcaAATGATGGATTACATACCACATTTAGTAGTgctatttcatatttgagttccttcggAATTCTTTGGTGAATACCatgtggtcctggtgacttattactgtttaatttatttgttCCAAAAGCGCCTCTAATGACATTTcgatttgggacagttcctcagatttgtcacctaaaaagaatggctcgggcATGGGAATCTTCCTTTCGTCCTTTtcaatgaagactgatgcaaagaattaatttagcttctccataatggccttatcttcctagagtgctcctttagcacctcgatcgtctGGTGGCCCCACTAATTTGAttggcaggcttcctacttctgatggttttttttgttttttttttttttaaattaagtacaACTACCTAATGCACATTGGTTTAATATGGAACAGAACTTAATAAACATCACTGAAATAGAATAATACCTGTGAATACTATTAGATTGGAAAGAAATCTTTTAAACTTACATCCCTGGTCAGTGCCCTTAATGTTTGGGAAAAAATTCTGAACTATAATCAGATTATTTAAAAGGATAATCTCTGCCTATCTCAATCAACAATGAATTAGTAAAAAGGCAAAACTAAGCTTCCAATCTGATTCTAAAATATTAGAAATTGGAATCTTATGAGGGCTTCTCAGCTTTTTGAGACTAGGAAGTTAAGTTCCTTATAGAATCTTAAAGGACTCACTGGAGAAACATGTTCTGTATTTCACAATTTAAATATTATGACATTAATAAATTTAAGTGGAACAGTTTATCAGCAATCCAAAAGAGTTTGAAACCACTATAATTAAAACTTAGACCTTAAAAAATTCTGCTTCGGAACGTAAGTTGATCCAGAGGGAAAAACACAAATATATTGCTTCAGGCAAGAGAGTATCTATTAAATATTTAAGTTAAATTGTTTTGTGGCATCTCTTGACTTATCCAGAAACAtgcactgaaatatttatttagagTGAAACCTATTtacattatatagtttgtgaatctaattttttttccaggttgagtttacaaatattaatgcCACAAAATCTCAAATTAATGCAATATGTCTCCAATCTGGTAGCCAAGAACTAATGGACTGCACTTCTGTGTGGGAGACCGATGTTTTGTTCCCCGTAAGGAAAATACTAATGGCTAACACTATTATTAAGATCTTTTATGAGCACCTTAAGTATGAAAGATGCTCTTAAAAGCAAAATCTAAATCCTGGTGGCTTTTAAAATTGGTTTTtaaattcattattatttgtaaaaaGGTACAGGACTGACCTTCCTAAAATCCACTGTTTCTCCACAGAATAAGTACAGGGCCTGCAGTGGCAATATGTTTTCTCCTCAGTCCCTCTTGTATTTCTGAACCTTGGAAGGGATAAAAGATCAGTTGAATCCCATGTCTGTTCGATCCTTGCCCCCTGCTACTGAGGCTTCCAACCTAATTGTGAGGATGATTTTTATGATGTAGGTACCTGCCCTCTAGGAACTAGGGGGCcttacttttctttttcccagagatgctgagcaaccacagtcccactgacttcaactgaagttgcagatgctcagcatttctcaaaatTGGACTCCAGTTGGAGATCAAATAATTTTTCTTAGGCCTTTAGGTGTAATGGATATGACTGGTGAAGAAGAGCTTCATATCTCATGACTTGTGCCCTGAGTCACCTCATTTTCTGTCCTTCGGTTATTTAAGCAAAACTGTAAATACTGGAGTTAGATTCTTAGGAAAGTAGATGACTTGTAGGGGGagatttcaaaggcacaaatttCAGTTAGTTGCCTAGCtcctatttgtgcctttgaaaatctctcctgtAATAAATGTAAAGAATGATTATTGCAAAGAgctacagaactgctgctggaAGATAAATTGCTATAGTAGTGGCAGTGTCAGTCACTAAATCCACTTTTTCATGATTGCCAGTATTGTCTGGCATTATCAAAGTGAATTAACCGTTGAATACGATGTTTTTCTTTCCTCAGCTCCTGAGATATTTATGGGCAGGGCATGTAAGTAATAAAAAGAGGCTCTCTTTCTTTTATTCCTCAGTGCCTGACCTTCCATGATTGCACCCTTCCTTCTCTCTGTTGTGCTTTAACTGTAGTCTATTTTATTTGCCCTACAGGATAGCtgcagtcattgtggagagtGTGTTGAGTATCGGATGCTTGTGGTGAGCTATGGCGGCTGATGATAAAGTTGCCATTTTAACTGATGATGAAGAAGAGCAGAAGAGAAAGTATGTGCTTGCTGATCCTTTCAATGGAATTTCCAAGGAACAAGATCTCCAGCCCCAAAATGAAACCCCTTCAACGGAGACCACCACTGTCCCAGATGAGGAGCTAGACTGGTTAGAAAGGCACTGTGTCAAAATAAACAATGATCTTCTGATCTCCAaggtcttttattttttcttttattctgcATATGGCTCCCTTTACCCATTGCTTCCTGTGTATTATAAGCAGCTGGGCATGTCGCCCAGTCAGAGTGGACTTCTGGTGGGCATTAGGTACTTTATTGAGTTCTGCAGTGCTCCTTTCTGGGGAGTGGTGGCAGATcgctttaaaaaagggaaagttgtCCTTCTCTTTTCGCTTTTATGTTGGATTTTATTTAACCTGGGGATTGGATTTGTTAGACCAGCTACCTTAAGATGTGTACCAAAGGTCCCTCCACCACCACATCCTTCCAATGCCAGCCACCTTTTAACTTCGCTGCCCCAAAATGCCACGATTTCTTCTCTACTAACTACAGCTAGTGCTACATTACAGAAGGGTCGTGGGAAGCGGGGACTGTTAGCTAACAGTCCCCCAACTTTGGAATTGTTTCCATTTTCTGCTCAGACCAGAAATGGAGACCTTGCCTTGGATAACAACAATACAAATTTTATTTCAAAGAATACCACCACTAACCCAGGACTGCCAGAAAATATGACCCACCCTACGCCACCACCTGTTGTCACCACGAAGCCAGTATCTTTTGACCATGTCATGCTGGTTTATGATCATCAAGAAGTAGAAGCTATCTTTCTACTCATTCTCTTGGTTGTCATTATAGGAGAGTTTTTCAGTGCCTCATCTGTTACCATTGTGGACACCGTGACTCTCCAATATCTTGGCAAACACAGGGACCGCTATGGCTTGCAGCGAATGTGGGGCTCTCTGGGCTGGGGACTGGCCATGCTGTCGGTGGGAATTGGTATAGACTATACCCGAATAGAAGTGATCATCGAAGGTCTGGGGTGTAAAGCTCCTGAGTACAAGAATTACAGGATTGTTTTCATAGTCTTTGGTGTACTGATGTCAGTGGCACTTATTGTGGCCACCCAGTTCAGATTCCATTATAACCACTACAAAGAAGATGAAAACAAGAGGAAGGAAGTAGAGATCCCACAGGTGGATGGAAATGCCTCCACTGAATCCTCTGATGACACCCCCAGCAGCATAAGCCAGTCTCAGTCATTCAGTTTTTGGGACCTGATGAAGCTCCTTTGCGGCATACAGTATGGGTCTGTGCTGTTCGTGGCTTGGTTTATGGGGTTTGGGTATGGGTTTGTGTTCACCTTTCTCTACTGGCACTTGGAAGACCTGAATGGTACTACCACCCTCTTTGGAGTCTGTTCTGTCTTGAGCCACGTGTCTGAGCTGACTGCCTACTTCTTTAGCCACAAGTTGATTGAACTGATCGGTCACATCAGGTAAGCAAATGACAATCACTAAAGAACTGTGCACATGTTATTGGAGCTACGTGTCTAGAGTATTAAGTTGAGTTAGCCTCGtgtttctctgtt contains these protein-coding regions:
- the MFSD6 gene encoding major facilitator superfamily domain-containing protein 6 isoform X2, which translates into the protein MAADDKVAILTDDEEEQKRKYVLADPFNGISKEQDLQPQNETPSTETTTVPDEELDWLERHCVKINNDLLISKVFYFFFYSAYGSLYPLLPVYYKQLGMSPSQSGLLVGIRYFIEFCSAPFWGVVADRFKKGKVVLLFSLLCWILFNLGIGFVRPATLRCVPKVPPPPHPSNASHLLTSLPQNATISSLLTTASATLQKGRGKRGLLANSPPTLELFPFSAQTRNGDLALDNNNTNFISKNTTTNPGLPENMTHPTPPPVVTTKPVSFDHVMLVYDHQEVEAIFLLILLVVIIGEFFSASSVTIVDTVTLQYLGKHRDRYGLQRMWGSLGWGLAMLSVGIGIDYTRIEVIIEGLGCKAPEYKNYRIVFIVFGVLMSVALIVATQFRFHYNHYKEDENKRKEVEIPQVDGNASTESSDDTPSSISQSQSFSFWDLMKLLCGIQYGSVLFVAWFMGFGYGFVFTFLYWHLEDLNGTTTLFGVCSVLSHVSELTAYFFSHKLIELIGHIRVLYIGLACNTARYIYISYLENAWTVLPMEVLQGVTHAAIWAACISYLSAAVPPELRTSAQGILQGLHLGLGRGCGAMIGGVLVNYLGAAATFRGIGMACLVILLLFALIQWLAVPDEKEEKTMLAERIPVPSSPVPIATIDLIHQQSEDIMPRTEPRLPPKKTKHQEEQEDVNKPAWGISSSPWVTLAYAVYQIKEMVELSKSNLMPENQPLQLGKEMEESQ
- the MFSD6 gene encoding major facilitator superfamily domain-containing protein 6 isoform X1, whose amino-acid sequence is MAADDKVAILTDDEEEQKRKYVLADPFNGISKEQDLQPQNETPSTETTTVPDEELDWLERHCVKINNDLLISKVFYFFFYSAYGSLYPLLPVYYKQLGMSPSQSGLLVGIRYFIEFCSAPFWGVVADRFKKGKVVLLFSLLCWILFNLGIGFVRPATLRCVPKVPPPPHPSNASHLLTSLPQNATISSLLTTASATLQKGRGKRGLLANSPPTLELFPFSAQTRNGDLALDNNNTNFISKNTTTNPGLPENMTHPTPPPVVTTKPVSFDHVMLVYDHQEVEAIFLLILLVVIIGEFFSASSVTIVDTVTLQYLGKHRDRYGLQRMWGSLGWGLAMLSVGIGIDYTRIEVIIEGLGCKAPEYKNYRIVFIVFGVLMSVALIVATQFRFHYNHYKEDENKRKEVEIPQVDGNASTESSDDTPSSISQSQSFSFWDLMKLLCGIQYGSVLFVAWFMGFGYGFVFTFLYWHLEDLNGTTTLFGVCSVLSHVSELTAYFFSHKLIELIGHIRVLYIGLACNTARYIYISYLENAWTVLPMEVLQGVTHAAIWAACISYLSAAVPPELRTSAQGILQGLHLGLGRGCGAMIGGVLVNYLGAAATFRGIGMACLVILLLFALIQWLAVPDEKEEKTMLAERIPVPSSPVPIATIDLIHQQSEDIMPRTEPRLPPKKTKHQEEQEDVNKPAWGISSSPWVTLAYAVYQIKEMVELSKSNLMPENQPLQKASENQSAPAASPTEQPPNLRNTDESRDCSIPAATLNSQTDPEPPSVGSASLGQ